AACGAGAGACGCTCGAACACCTGCCGGGAGGCCGTCGCTCCGGCGGCGGCATCTGGGGCTACACCCTCTGCCGCGACTGCAACAACGCCACTGGCGGCGATTACGGCAAAGAGTACGGACGTTGGGCCACGCTCGGTGGCGAGGTACTGGCGCAACTCCCGCTGGCGGAGTTCGCCAGCGGCACTGTCCCGATGGGGGTCGAGGCGGGCTTCCCTGACGTGGACCCGCCTGCACTCGTTCGGCAGGTGCTTTCGATGATGGCCTCGCTCGCGGGCGACTGGCGACTGACCGAACGCGAGCCGGTGCTCCGGTCGATCATCCTCGGCCGAAGCGAGGAACCGCTGCCGACCGGGTGGGAACTCGTGATGAACCTCTACGCCGGCCCGCGGTCGCGGCTTGCCGGGCCGGCTCTCGTGGTCGACGGTGCTGACGGGGGCTGGGCATGGCTACTTGAGGCCGCGTTCCCTCCGCTGGCGTTCCTCCTCAAGATCGCGGGGCCGCAGCCGATTGGCCCAGGGGTCGACCTTGCGTCGGCCACGGCCGCATCCCCGGGCAAACCCCGAGATGTGCGCTTCACGTGCCAGGTCGGGTTCGGCTACTCGCCCTATCCGGGCGACTATCGGTCGCGTGGCGAGATCGAAGCGGCTCGTTAGAGCGGACGTTCGCAGGCAGCATCGCCCCAAGCGAGTCAGCCGCGTTGGGCGATCAGGTGGTCGATGAAAGCCGCCACGGCTCGTTCCTCGGTCTCGGTGAGGTTGCTACGGGCGAACCGTGTCACGAGAGGGCCTGCACTACGGCCCACTCGCGCGACTTCGTAACCCGCGAGTTCCATCAGCCGCGCATATTCGAGACCTAGCGCGTCAGCGAGGCGCCTCAGGATCTTCGGGGAGGGTTCGTCAACCTGTGCCCGCTCAAGCTTCTGGAGGTACGCCGCCGAGATGGCGGCCGCCGCCGCCACTTCGCGGAGAGAACGCTTGGCCGCGAGCCGTGCTGAGGAGAGCTCCCGCCCGAGGCTCGCCGTGTCCCGCGGCACGTTCGTCATGGCAGACACTGTACACCGCAGTTGACAAAGAGCCAAGACGGTCGTACACTCTGGAGTACAGAAACTACCAAAGGAGACAACCATGGCAGGAACGAGGAAGACCGGTTCGGCGGCGGCCAAGGCTGCGTCGAAGGTGCTTCGTGACGGGCGCACGAGCAAGGCGTCGAAGACAGCCGCTGCGAGCGCCCTCTCGCAGCGCGCGCCCAAGCGCGGTGGGAAGCGGTGACGACGAGACGTACCATCCGGGTACCTGTGTGAAAATCCGTACCCGTGTGACGGTGAGCACGCTGAGGTGCTCTGCGTGCGGTTTCGAAGACCTGCCCGTCGCTTTCGTTTCGCCTTCGTCACCTACGGGAGTGCGGTGCCCTCGATGCGGAAGGAGTCTCCGCCGGTAGCGACTGCCCGATCCGATTCCGCGAGCTGCTTGAACAAAGGAGGTACGTTGTGAAAGTGGCGAAGCGCTCGGCATCGACGGGTAAGGCCGTATCTCCGAAAGTGAGCACGAAGGCCGTGAAGGCCGTCCGTGGGGCGTCCGGGAGCGTGTTGCCAAAGGCCAGCAGCAAGGCCGGGGGCAAGACGATCCGTTCTGTGGACCAGCTCCTGACGCCGAGACAACGCAAGGTCTTGCACAGCGACCTTTCGGACATGGCCCAGCGCCGCCGACAGGCCGAGGCGTCATCAAGCACCCTGAGACTCAGCTAGGACGACGTGGCCTGGGACGACCCGGACCCCGCCGACGTCGTTCAACTTGTCGCGCCGGGCGACTGGGACCACCTTCGCAGTAGGTACGAACCAAACCTCGTTGGACGGCCACTCGCACGGTGTTTGGAGGTCGCCCGGTCCGGAGGCGCCCGTACGGTCGTGATCGAGACCCGGTATCTCGACGTTGATTACCGAAGCGAATACTCGGCGTTCTTCTCGAAGACCTTTTCCGAGATCCCCGATACCACGCACCGGCTGCACTTCTTTCAAGGCGACATCGCCGTCGAAGATCTCGTCTCTCTCTCGGCCGAGGCGACCCGTGGTTACCTCGGGTACATGATCCTCCGACCGAGCCCTCTGGGCCGCGTTGGACGGACGGTACTTGCCCCTCCTCCGGAGTTGCGCGACGCGGTACACGCAGCGGTCACAGACACGGTCAGTCTTTTCGGTCAGCCCCTGCAGGTGACGGGTGTGCCATTCGCCCAGCAGGACACGCAGTTCGGCCGCTGCGCTCACGTAGCCGCATGGATCTGCCACTACACCGGCCATCTTCGAGGCGATGTCATGAGGCGTCCAATGGCCGACTTCAGCCTGCTTGCCGATGCGAGCGTCGCCGAAGGCCGCCCCCTTCCGTCTCAAGGTTTGACGGGTCTGCAACTGAGCAACCTGATGCGCGACTTCGACCTTCCCCCGATTCACTACAGGATGGGGTACCTGCCCGAGTCCGGCCAAGAGCCGCCCGTGCCCCCGCACGGGCTCAATGACGACCCCGGGACATGGGACACGAGGGCGGTGGCCGTCTTGTGCCGCTTCCTAAACAGCTCCTACCCCGTCCTCGTGGGCACGCACGAGCACGCGTTTGTCATCGTCGGCTACCAGAGGACGGATCGCGCCGGCGAGCAGTGGATCAAGTTCGTTCGCCACGACGACCAACGGGGCCCATATCTCGAAGTCGATGACATCCTCAACGACACAGACACGGCCACCGGCGATGCCTACTCGCCGTGGCAGCTTTTGCTTGCTCCTGTGCCGGACAAGCTGTGGCTTCTTCCCGAGGCCGCCGAGCGTTTCGGGCGGGAGCTGTTGCTCCGGTACGACGCTCTTGAAGGAACCGGAACGTTCGCACCTCTTCGGCAGGCCCACTCACTGACCTTCCGCACGACTGCCATGAACGCGTCGCACTTCAAAGAGCGCGCAATAGCCCGCGGGCTGGACGCCGAGTCGATCCGCGAGCTGCGGCTTGCGAGGCTCTCCCGCCTGGTCTGGGTCGTCGAGGCCGTTGATCGCCAGGCTCGAGATGCCGGGAAACCGTGTGTCGTCGGCGAAGTCGTTTTCGACTCGACGTCGAGCGATGCGTCCCCCAACGTGCTGGCGTTGCGAGTGCCGGGCGCGCTCCTGATACATCAGACGGACGGAACGATTCGGTCCCCCCTGCCAGCTACCGCTAACGCGGTGACGTCTGCCGCGAAGTTCCAGCCCTACTAGAGCCAACAAGACACTCTTGGCCGAGAGGGAAGCCGCAGCACGGCAGCACAGGCCACCTGGTGTCTCGGCGTGACAGGCCGGTAGAGCGATTCGGTCGTGCTCGTTTGTGGTTGCTGTCGGTCCTCAGCTCACTAGGAATTGTTGTCGAATCCTGTTGAGGGTGCAGGTACGCGCCCGCACGCCACAGGGCCTGCGGGCGGGTGGTTCCCGGGGCGACCCTGATCGCTACGGGCGGCGGCCGGTGAACGCGATCAGGCGGGTCTGGTCGTCCGCTCCCGGCGGTATCTCGACCTTGGCGCCGTAGTGGCCACTGGTTCGCAGGACGTCGTCGATCGGCTCAATCCCGCTGAGCATGCGCCTGACTTCGTCGGGGTCGAGCCGTTCGTCGAGGCCCGTCGCCCGCGCCAGGTCCCACGTGTGCACGAGGACGTCACCCGTGAAGAACATGTCGACGGCGTTGCCGAGCGCGTGGCTGCCGGCTCGGGGATGGTTGACCTCACGAGCGATCGCCGCAGGATCGTCGAGCAGAGCCTGGATCCCGTCGCTCATGGTCGTCCACGCGCCTACGGGGTCGTCGTCGACCGACGGTCCCTCCGGAAGGGCGGGTCCGCCTGCGGCCGCGAGGAACGCGGGCATCCACTCGACCATGTGGCGCACGACATCGCGCGCCACCCAGCCTTCGCACGGCGCTGGTGAGCCCCATGCGTCGTGGGGAACCTCTCTGGCCCGCTGCGTGAAGGTGGCGGCGATGCGTCGGTAGCGGTCTGCGATCTCGTTGGCGATGGTTTGCACGCTAGTTGTGCAACGCTTCATTTGTGGCAGGCATGGCAGGTGCCGGGGACGTCGTGGCTCGGTTCTTCGGAGCGCTCGGGGAGCGCGACTTCGGTGCGGCCCGGCCGTACTGGGCGGATTCAGCGGTGTGGCACGTCGTCGGTACCCACGACCTGGCCGGTGACTATGCACCCGACGCGTACCTGGCGATGTTGGCCACGTGGTTCGCCGACCACCCCGACTACGCCGTGGAGTTCACCGACTTCCGTGCCCACGGTGACGAGGGCGTCGTCGTGCACCTCGAGTCGCGCCACGGCCGAGCAGAAGGACCGGCATCGGGCCTCATGGTCTACCGGGTGGTCGACGGCCTGATCGTGGAGGGGTGGGGCATCCCCACCTTCGACGACGCGAGACTGCCGTTCTGATGGACGTTCGCACCGATCGCCTGGGGTTGCTGCTCGACCAGTTCGACACCTCCGCGGAGATGGGGCGTGACCGGCTGCACGGGCTCACCGACGAGGAGTTCCTGTGGGAGCCTGCGCCTGGCGCGTGGTCGATCCGCCAAGGCGCCGCCGGGCGCTGGGAGCTCCAGGTGGAGCGCCCGCCGCCCGACCCGACCCCGTTGACGACGATCGCTTGGCGGCTGGCCCACTTGCAGCAGGGCTTCGCCGAACGGTGGGAGTGGACCTTCGGTGCGTACCGCGACCCCGTGGTCGAACTGGCCCCCACGGCGGCCGAAGGCGTCGAACGGCTGTGGGCCGAGCTGGCTCGTTGGCGCCAGAGCCTGGGTGGGCTGACCGAGGAGCAGATGGACACGGTCGGCTTCGGCCGCTTCCCCCATGGCTTCGACCCGACACTGCCGTTCATCGCCATCGTGTGGTGGACGAACCGCGAGCTCATCCACCATCTGGCCGAGGCAGCGCTGCTGCGTGACCTGTGGCCGAGTACACCTAGCCGGAGCGGCTGACGGCCGACTCGGCGGCAGCCGCAGCGGCCTCGGCTCGCGCCGCGGCGTCACGGGCCTGCGCCGCTTCTTGGCGTGCCACCGTGAGCGCCTGCTCCAACCGGGCCACCTCGCGTTCGGCCGTCTCCCACGCCTCGGCGGCCCGCGCCGCCCGGGCTCGGGCCTTGCGCACCTCGGCGGCGTCGAGCACGTGCACACGAGGGGTGCGGCCTCCGCCCGCCCGCGGCTTGGCGGACGGCGTGCGCTTGGTCGTGTCGTCGCCCATCGACACGACCACGCCTTCCGAGGCACCGAAGCCGATGGGCGCTTCGAGGGCGCGCGTCAGCCGGCCCGCCAGGACCTTGGTGGCCGCATCGGGGTCGGCGGC
The Acidimicrobiales bacterium DNA segment above includes these coding regions:
- a CDS encoding helix-turn-helix domain-containing protein, whose product is MTNVPRDTASLGRELSSARLAAKRSLREVAAAAAISAAYLQKLERAQVDEPSPKILRRLADALGLEYARLMELAGYEVARVGRSAGPLVTRFARSNLTETEERAVAAFIDHLIAQRG
- a CDS encoding TIGR03086 family metal-binding protein → MQTIANEIADRYRRIAATFTQRAREVPHDAWGSPAPCEGWVARDVVRHMVEWMPAFLAAAGGPALPEGPSVDDDPVGAWTTMSDGIQALLDDPAAIAREVNHPRAGSHALGNAVDMFFTGDVLVHTWDLARATGLDERLDPDEVRRMLSGIEPIDDVLRTSGHYGAKVEIPPGADDQTRLIAFTGRRP
- a CDS encoding nuclear transport factor 2 family protein, which gives rise to MAGAGDVVARFFGALGERDFGAARPYWADSAVWHVVGTHDLAGDYAPDAYLAMLATWFADHPDYAVEFTDFRAHGDEGVVVHLESRHGRAEGPASGLMVYRVVDGLIVEGWGIPTFDDARLPF
- a CDS encoding DinB family protein, which gives rise to MDVRTDRLGLLLDQFDTSAEMGRDRLHGLTDEEFLWEPAPGAWSIRQGAAGRWELQVERPPPDPTPLTTIAWRLAHLQQGFAERWEWTFGAYRDPVVELAPTAAEGVERLWAELARWRQSLGGLTEEQMDTVGFGRFPHGFDPTLPFIAIVWWTNRELIHHLAEAALLRDLWPSTPSRSG